The Deltaproteobacteria bacterium HGW-Deltaproteobacteria-4 DNA window ACGGGCTCATTAATTTTGTGCGTGCCATGAAAAAGAAACCGCAACACACCTTTATTGTTCATGGAGAAGACGATTCCTCCGAGAGTCTGGCCAATGCCCTGCGCAATGAACTGGGTCTCGAACACGTGGCCATTCCGGATTCCATGCAAACTTTCGAGGTTTGATAGTTTGTAACTATTTAAAATTACAAGTAATACTTAAAACTGCTTGGCAGAACGATTTTGCTGGATACTCCTTCAATTCTCGTTTCGGGCACCACAGTAAAATTAGGGACTTGGCTTTTTAAGCTAAGTCCTTTTTTTGTGTACGTCCGTTAGGGCGCATAGGTCGCAAGTGCCAATGATTTAAGAGGGATATTTGCAAAATATAATTTTATCGACCAGTTGCTTCAAAATAATAAGCTGTTAGAATTTGATTATTAAGTGAAATTTTATTCCGCTTAGGTAGAATGACTCAGTAGAAAATGCTAACTAATTTATAATGTTGTGTATTTCTTTGTCGAGTTAGCCCGTGTTCTTCTTTCTGGTGGCTGAATGAGACAGGATTTATCGGGTATTTGAGGGAGTTTTTTGGTGAGAATGGATGGTCATAAGCACAAAACGCTTTGTGACCGAAAGGAGATTTACGCATGACAAAGGAGGCGACATGAAAAGATGGCAATCCCTGTTGGCGGGTTTTGCCGTGTGTCTGCTTGGCATCAGTCTAGCCGAGAGCGCTCAGGCGTTGTCGATTTCGGGACGATCAAGTTCCGAAATCGAATGGTTTGACAATGCTGATGGAGACACGGCAGTTCCCGCCTACGAGTACCTGCTGCTCAATGTCAAGGATATCGATGGCGCCGGCCTTAACTTCCGTGGTTACGGTCGCATCGCCGATGATCTGGCCAATGAGGTCAATGTTGACAGTCGGCTCTACTACGCTTATCTGGAAAAGCGTGAACTGCTACCTAACTTCGATATCAAGCTTGGTCGCCAGTTTATCTCTACGGCGGGCGGGGCTTCGTTAATGGACGGGCTCTATCTGAAAGCCCGGGATCTGGGACCCTTCAGCTTGACCGTCTTTGGCGGCGGCGATGTTTCCTACTACGCCGGCTACAACGCCAAGGATTTGATCGATGGTGTCGAACTCTCCGGGAAGTTCGATGCTCTTCAGCTAGGGATCTCCTACATTCAGCGCTGGGAAGAGAGCGAACTCGCCAACGAATTGATCGGCTTCAATGCCGATTATGAGTACCGAAAAATGTTCAGCCTCTTCGGTGAGGGCCAGTTCAACTACCTCTCGAATAGCATCTCCTATTTCAATGGCGGCTTTGTTTACCACCGTGACCCAAACTGGTCGCTGCGCGGCGAATACCTCTATTCGCTCCCGGTCTTCTCCTCAACATCGATCTATTCGGTCTTTGCCGTGGATGAATATCAGGAGGTCGCAACCGAACTCAGCTTCCGCCACGGTCAGGGCGTCCGGTCATTTGTCAAATACACCCGGGAAATTTATCAGGACTTTGATGACGCCAATGTCCTTGAAGGCGGGGTCGAGAAGATCCGCACCGATCGTTTGTCCTACTACCTTGCCGGCGTGCTGCGCGAAGGGAACGATGGGCAGGATCTGCGAGGAATTCGGGCGCATGGTTCCTGGCTCTTCAATCGTTATTTCCGGGCCGGTATCGGCGCTGATCTTGATGTGCTTGAACGGCGCATTGAAGAGACCGATGAAACAAGCAGCTCGCGGGTGTGGGTCGATGCGACCGCCACAATCAGTAAAAAAATCAACGTCGAGGCCAAAGTCGAACGGGCGGAAAGCGACCTGTGGGACGAGTATTACCGGGGTCGCGTTCGTCTGAACATTCTCTTCTGAAAGGAGTGCCGATATGATTCGTATACTGCAACTGTTCACCGTCGGCCTGCTCCTCGGGGCATCGACACTGTGGGCCACCGATTTTAACCACGCCGGCCATCAACTCATGGCTGGAGATCTCTCCTGTGTCGCCTGTCATGCGGAGGATAATCGTGATATTCGCCCCGATAACAAGGTTTGTCTTGAGTGCCACGATGAGGCCTTTGTCGATAATCTCAAATTGCCAGGATTAGTCACCCACGACGTAACCTGGGCGCTGACTCACCGTGGCGCAGCACTCGCCAAGACCTATGATTGCTCTGCCTGTCACGAGCAGGATTATTGTCTCGACTGCCACAAAGCCGGGCGGGCCGATGAAATGGGCAAGCTCGGTAACACCATGACCAACGTTCACCGCTCCGAGTTTACCGTCACCCACCCGATCGCGGCGCGCACCAACCCGCAACTCTGTAACAAATGCCATGAGAGCAAGTTCTGTGTTGAGTGTCACGATGATTTCAATCCTGCCGATTTGGCCCTTGACTCCCATCGCAAAGGCTTTACCAACGGCACCCTCGGTGGGCAACATGCTTTTTACAGCGATCAACAATGCCAGGGCTGTCACACTAACTCAGTGCTGCCGAGCCACCAATGGTCGAATAGTCATGCCCGCGAAGCGCGAAAAAACCTGGCCACCTGTCAAGCTTGCCATCCTGATGGTGATGTCTGTCTTAAATGCCACAGTGCCAAGAGCGGTTTGATGGCCAACCCTCATCCTCGTGACTGGGATGATGTTAAAAATCGTCTTAAGCGGGCCAGTGACGCTAAAACTTGTCGTAAATGCCACTAAACGCTCTGAATAAGGAGGAAAAAATGCGCAAAAATAAGTATCTAGCAATTGTCGTTGTTTCGCTCTTCTTGTCGACTCTTTGGGGTTGCGGAAGCAACTTGGATTCGGGCGGCGATCAAACCGGACCGGACAGTACTTTGGCAGATGCCCAGCCGTTAGGAATAAATAATTGCCTGACCTGTCATCAGGCTGAGACTGGCGTTGCAAAAACCTGGTTGGCTGGCGTTCATGGCAACCCGGCGGTCAGTGAACCAAACAACGGATTGGTAGACCCCGCATGCCTGACCTGCCATGACCAGTTGGGCGACGGACAAAAACTTTCCACAGCAACGAACGGAATTGTGGCCAACCGACCGGTAGTAAGCTGCGAATCGTGCCACGGTGGAGGGCAGTATCACAACGGGATTGCTGCAGGTATCCCTTTTGCCTCCCCCGATTCCAACCGCTGCGGGCAGTGCCACAACGCCACCTTCCCGCACGGGTCTTCCCCTGAAGGAAAAGGAATCGTCGAAGCATTTCAGGCATCGCCGCATTCTCGATCTCTCAATGCAAGTGTGTTTGTAGCGGGAACTACCAATGTGCGTGCCCGTTGCTCTAAGTGCCATAGCGACGAAGGGGCGAAGCAGTATCTGAACGTTGATGGCGACTACGCGTACCTCAGCGCCAACTTGCCGAATACCTTGGCGCCAGTAAGCGATGCAAACAACATTGACTGCCGCACCTGTCACTCTCCACACCAGGAAGATCAATTGCTTGAGGCGGAGTCGACAGGCCGCAGTTCAGAGTTCAACACTTGCACCAACTGTCATCAACTGTTGCAAGCGAGCAGTAGTGCAAAGATCATTGCTTATCATGATCCGGCAGCCAATCAGTACGGTGCTGTGAATGAGATCATTACCGACACCCATTTTGCTACTCCCGGAAATTTCGTCAACGGTACTAATAACGCCGATATTTCCGGGTATGCTTTCGATTTCTCCAGCAATCGCGCTTGTCGCGACTGTCACAACCCGCATAACGCCGACAACACCATCAATAAGCAGTGGGCCGCCTCCGGACACGCAGATACAACGGCGGCCGGTGCATGGGCTCATTACAACTGGACCGAAGTTCCCGGCGCCGTTCGTAACGACTTCACCGTCGTCAGCGCATTTGGTGACCGTCGCCCCTGCCAGCGTTGTCATACCACTACCGGTGTCATTGCCTATTTGACCGCCAATACCGATGCCGATCCCGCTGAATATGCGGCGCCACTGGCGTACAACTCCAATTTCAAGCCGGAGATGCTCAAGTGCAACGGTTGCCATACCGATAGCGTCGGTACCCTGCGTACCACAGGCCGAATTACTGCTCCCTATACCAATGCACCTGACCAATACCCCGCTGCTGCCGGGTCTAATCTCTGTTTGGCTTGTCACACCGGAGTTGAGAGTGGCGAATCAATCAAAAATTCCAGCGCTAATTTCGCCGCCACCGGTTTCATAAACTCGCATTACCTTACCGCTGGAGGCACGGTTTTCGGGAAGTCTGGCTACACCTTTGGAGATCGTAATTATGCGATCCCCGCTGGCGACCGCCACGACAAAATCGGCATGGGCATTGCCACCGGTGACGCCAATTTTGATGCCGTGCGCGGCAACTACACCGAGGGGCCCTGCGTCACTTGTCACTTCGACAACAATGATGGCTCGCACACACTCAGTCCCTTGACTGAGTACTCCCCCGGCGATGTCTCTCTGAATCCGGTTTGTGTCGTTTGTCACTCTTCCCGCGGCGCCGGTACCAATGCCGAGACCACATGGCTTGGCACGGATGAGATTGCAGCGACCCTGCAGGGGTCGACCCACAAGGCACGTTATCAGGCGGCTCTTGAGGCGCTGAAAGTGCAATTGGCCAACAATGGCTACGCATTCACCACTGGCTACCCCTATTTCGCCAATACGAACTGGACCGTGGGTATCTCTAGCGACGGCAAAGCCAATATGGGCGCCGCCTTCAATTACAATCTGCTGATTCATGATCCAGGTGGTGTGGCCCATAACCGTCGCTACACTCGGCGGCTGATTTACGATGCTATCGACCATCTGGATGACGGCATACTTAAC harbors:
- a CDS encoding cytochrome C — protein: MIRILQLFTVGLLLGASTLWATDFNHAGHQLMAGDLSCVACHAEDNRDIRPDNKVCLECHDEAFVDNLKLPGLVTHDVTWALTHRGAALAKTYDCSACHEQDYCLDCHKAGRADEMGKLGNTMTNVHRSEFTVTHPIAARTNPQLCNKCHESKFCVECHDDFNPADLALDSHRKGFTNGTLGGQHAFYSDQQCQGCHTNSVLPSHQWSNSHAREARKNLATCQACHPDGDVCLKCHSAKSGLMANPHPRDWDDVKNRLKRASDAKTCRKCH